A stretch of the Arachis stenosperma cultivar V10309 chromosome 6, arast.V10309.gnm1.PFL2, whole genome shotgun sequence genome encodes the following:
- the LOC130933861 gene encoding uncharacterized protein LOC130933861, giving the protein MASEESFVVLVHHRGSVNRKTRSGVKFTDKNPLCIVITSTTSYDDLVSAVLMKLGLEGAKRVKKFFYRIPVTVLQNTVKYDCFTINNDADLQVMFLCRRQFPEVRTPELLARLVDVVSSSGGSNRNMNTIANAAGSSSRPAVASSSVPVYEPVVQHVASPSFAVDLNATEGDEVVERENLPNALVGVAPVGVGDGFLDDEDEDDVEPDMIDDDSADDIGATGPALEVGGSSSGTQQYPPHFSSLDLDAMRHEGVLGHAVGFGARDAEGSTGLTEFQVGQQFQDKDEALLSVKTYSIRRGVQYKVVESDHRRMWASVRVWEWVHMVDSTESPEAQGHLGGQTVHGPHTCLATSISSDHRSLDYHVISAFIMPMVRPMHP; this is encoded by the coding sequence atggctagtgaggagagttttgTTGTTTTGGTGCACCACAGAGGATCTGTTAATAGAAAAACTCGTTCCGGAGTAAAGTTCACAGATAAGAATCCTCTATGTATTGTCATAACATCTACGACGAGTTACGATGACCTTGTTAGCGCTGTACTAATGAAGCTTGGTCTGGAGGGTGCGAAGCGGGTAAAGAAGTTTTTCTATCGCATTCCAGTCACGGTGCTACAGAATACGGTGAAGTATGATTGCTTCACGATTAATAATGATGCGGACTTGCAAGTAATGTTTCTCTGTCGGCGGCAGTTTCCGGAGGTGAGGACACCGGAGTTGTTGGCCCGGCTGGTTGATGTTGTATCCAGCTCCGGCGGTTCGAACAGGAATATGAACACTATAGCGAATGCAGCAGGTTCTAGTTCCCGGCCTGCCGTTGCTTCCTCGTCCGTCCCTGTGTACGAACCAGTGGTCCAACATGTCGCCTCTCCATCTTTCGCTGTTGACCTCAATGCCACCGAAGGCGACGAGGTAGTGGAAAGGGAAAATTTGCCGAACGCTTTAGTGGGAGTTGCACCTGTTGGCGTAGGAGACGGTTTTTTGGACGATGAAGACGAGGATGACGTCGAGCCGGATATGATTGACGATGATAGCGCTGATGATATTGGAGCGACTGGGCCTGCATTGGAGGTAGGTGGTTCTAGCTCTGGCACACAGCAGTATCCACCACATTTTTCCTCATTGGACTTGGACGCCATGAGACATGAGGGGGTTTTAGGGCACGCTGTTGGATTCGGAGCTAGAGATGCGGAAGGGAGTACTGGTCTGACAGAGTTCCAGGTTGGTCAGCAATTCCAGGATAAAGATGAGGCCCTTTTAAGTGTGAAGACTTACAGCATCCGGCGAGGGGTACAGTACAAGGTGGTGGAGTCCGATCACCGCCGTATGTGGGCAAGTGTCCGAGTTTGGGAATGGGTGCACATGGTTGATTCGACTGAGTCTCCGGAAGCGCAAGGGCATCTGGGAGGTCAAACGGTACATGGACCTCACACTTGCCTGGCCACATCCATCTCTAGTGACCACAGGAGTTTGGATTATCATGTGATTTCGGCTTTCATTATGCCAATGGTTAGGCCGATGCATCCGTGA
- the LOC130933266 gene encoding indole-3-acetic acid-induced protein ARG7 translates to MSSKCSKIRHIVRLRQMLRRWRIKARMSSAANNRSSSSPPSDVPAGHVAVCVGINCTRFVVRATHLNHPVFQKLLVQAEEEYGFANHGPLAIPCDEALFEDVIRFISRSESGSGSNRFLNLDDSQRHCHVGIRNNLDFWKQESRPLLHGFTDKTIW, encoded by the coding sequence atgtCGTCGAAATGCAGCAAGATTCGCCACATTGTGAGGCTTCGTCAGATGCTGCGTCGCTGGCGCATCAAGGCGCGCATGTCCTCGGCTGCTAATAACCGCTCAAGCTCTTCTCCGCCGTCCGATGTTCCCGCTGGACACGTGGCGGTCTGCGTCGGCATCAACTGCACCAGATTCGTTGTGCGAGCTACTCACCTCAACCACCCTGTGTTCCAGAAGCTTCTAGTTCAGGCGGAAGAAGAGTACGGCTTCGCCAACCACGGTCCTTTGGCTATTCCCTGCGACGAAGCACTCTTTGAAGATGTTATCCGGTTCATTTCCCGCTCTGAGTCTGGATCCGGTTCGAACCGATTCTTGAACCTTGATGACTCTCAGAGACACTGCCACGTCGGAATCAGGAACAACCTTGATTTCTGGAAGCAGGAATCTCGACCGCTGCTCCACGGCTTCACTGACAAGACCATTTGGTAG
- the LOC130936522 gene encoding LOW QUALITY PROTEIN: pentatricopeptide repeat-containing protein At1g71460, chloroplastic-like (The sequence of the model RefSeq protein was modified relative to this genomic sequence to represent the inferred CDS: inserted 2 bases in 2 codons; deleted 2 bases in 1 codon) — translation MRSHPRSIYKDIKRFARQHKLKQALTILDYVHQQGIPVNATTFSALIAACNTLXQVHVHIRINGFENNDFLRTKLVHMYTSCGAFEEAKQIFNDLPCTSVYPWNALLRGSVISGKKHYLDVLKAYTEMRALGVELNVYTFTTVIKSFAGAPALFQGLKAHGLLIKNGLVDSSIIRTSLIDLYFKCGRINLACRVFDEIPNSDVLVWGAMVAGFVHNRRQREALEYVRWMVEEGVEVNSVVVMSVLPAIGEVSEQRLGKEVHAYVVKTKEYYRRVPIQSALIDMYCKCGDMSSARRVFYSSAERNLVCWTALMSGYAWNGRLEQALRSTIWMQQEGFRPDVVTVATVLPVCAQLRALKQGKQVHAYALKHWFLPNASITNSLMVMYSKCGVIEYSERLFDSMEKRTVISWTAMIDSYAENGYHHEALDVIRSMQSSKHRPDSVAIARMLSVCGELKLVKHGKEIHAQLLKKDFAKVPFVSAELINMYGTFGEVNKAKLVFHAVPVKGSMTWTALIRAYXKNELYEDAITLFDRMTSRGSTPTHFTFDAMLSIFDRAGFVDDAYRIFKLMTKYKIEPSKEHFDIMVRLLTHDGQLEKAQRLIEMSSVV, via the exons ATGCGTTCCCATCCACGCTCCATCTACAAGGACATCAAACGATTCGCGCGCCAACACAAACTCAAACAAGCACTCACCATTCTCGATTACGTTCACCAACAGGGAATCCCTGTCAACGCCACCACTTTCTCCGCTCTCATCGCCGCCTGCAACACGC GACAAGTCCACGTCCATATCCGAATCAACGGCTTCGAAAACAACGACTTTTTGCGAACCAAGCTTGTCCACATGTACACCTCTTGCGGCGCTTTCGAAGAAGCCAAACAAATCTTTAACGATTTACCTTGTACCAGCGTGTACCCATGGAATGCCTTGTTAAGAGGGTCTGTGATTTCGGGTAAAAAGCACTACCTTGATGTGCTTAAAGCTTATACTGAGATGAGGGCTTTGGGTGTTGAGTTGAATGTGTATACTTTCACCACTGTCATCAAGAGTTTTGCCGGTGCGCCTGCGCTTTTCCAGGGGCTCAAGGCTCATGGATTGTTGATCAAGAATGGTTTGGTTGATAGTTCAATTATTAGGACAAGTTTGATTGATTTGTACTTCAAGTGTGGAAGGATCAATCTTGCATGCCGCGTGTTTGACGAAATTCCCAATAGCGATGTTTTGGTTTGGGGCGCAATGGTGGCGGGTTTTGTGCATAATAGGCGGCAGAGGGAGGCATTGGAGTATGTGAGGTGGATGGTGGAGGAAGGAGTGGAGGTGAATTCGGTTGTGGTGATGTCTGTTCTTCCTGCAATAGGGGAAGTTTCTGAGCAGCGATTGGGCAAAGAAGTTCATGCTTATGTGGTGAAGACGAAGGAGTACTATAGGCGAGTGCCTATTCAGTCTGCCTTGATTGATATGTATTGCAAGTGTGGGGATATGAGTTCGGCTAGGCGAGTTTTTTATAGCTCGGCGGAGAGGAATTTGGTTTGTTGGACGGCTTTAATGTCAGGTTATGCTTGGAATGGTAGGTTGGAGCAGGCACTAAGGTCGACTATCTGGATGCAGCAAGAAGGGTTCAGGCCTGATGTTGTGACAGTCGCAACTGTTCTTCCAGTATGTGCTCAGTTGAGGGCTTTGAAACAGGGGAAGCAGGTTCATGCTTATGCTTTGAAGCATTGGTTTTTGCCTAACGCATCC ATAACTAATTCTTTGATGGTAATGTACTCGAAGTGTGGTGTGATTGAATATTCCGAAAGACTATTTGATAGTATGGAGAAAAGGACAGTTATTTCATGGACAGCCATGATTGATTCATATGCAGAAAATGGGTATCATCATGAAGCACTTGATGTGATAAGGTCAATGCAATCATCAAAGCATAGGCCAGACTCAGTTGCAATAGCAAGGATGCTGAGTGTTTGTGGTGAGCTAAAACTTGTGAAGCATGGAAAAGAGATTCATGCACAGCTCCTGAAAAAGGATTTTGCAAAAGTcccttttgtttctgcagaacTTATCAATATGTATGGGACTTTTGGAGAGGTTAACAAGGCAAAGTTGGTTTTTCATGCTGTCCCTGTTAAAGGTTCAATGACATGGACTGCTCTTATTAGGGCCT GGAAAAATGAACTGTATGAAGATGCAATTACTCTTTTCGATCGGATGACATCGAGAGGTTCTACTCCGACGCATTTCACTTTCGATGCCATGCTATCTATCTTCGACAGAGCTGGATTTGTTGATGATGCTTATAGGATATTCAAGTTAATgactaaatataaaattgaaCCATCTAAGGAACATTTTGATATAATGGTCCGACTTCTTACCCATGATGGTCAACTGGAGAAAGCTCAAAGACTTATAGAGATGAGTTCTGTTGTATAG